The DNA sequence TTCGAGCACCGACACGATCCTGTCATTGCAATGAACCTGAGAGACTCGTTTAAGGAATTCTGTCATCCGCGCATAGGATTCTTCCGTCAGAGAAGTATTCGAGAGGGGGTCGTTCGCATGGGCATCGAAACCAGCCGAGATCAATATGAAGTCTGGCTTGAAATCATGGAGGGCCGGAATGATCCTATGTTCGAAGACCTTCAGGTAAAGCTCTTCTCCGCTTCCAGCGGGCATCGGGAAATTCAGCGTGTATCCCTCTCCAGCTCCCTTTCCTTTCTCCAGATGGCTTCCCGTGCCAGGGTAATGGGGATACTGATGGAGACTGACGTAGAGGACCATCGGATCCTCGTAAAAGCTGTTCTGCGTGCCGTTACCATGATGAACGTCCCAGTCGATGATTGCAATCTTCTTTAATTGGTGTTCATCCTGTAAGTATTTTGCACCGATGGCGACGTTGTTAAAGAGGCAGAACCCCATCGCCCGATCCCGTTCGGCATGATGACCGGGTGGACGAACAGCACAGAAGGCATTTTTCGCAATTCCTTTCATGACAGCGTCAATGGCGGCAAGGACACCACCCACGGCAA is a window from the Acidobacteriota bacterium genome containing:
- a CDS encoding histone deacetylase, whose amino-acid sequence is MVRESRTAFIYHEEYLRHDTGALHLESERRLAAIVEHLKKTGTWERLLHIKPEKADEKWILKIHTLKYLEYVKESCATGAKVLDFADTAVCLESCDIALLAVGGVLAAIDAVMKGIAKNAFCAVRPPGHHAERDRAMGFCLFNNVAIGAKYLQDEHQLKKIAIIDWDVHHGNGTQNSFYEDPMVLYVSLHQYPHYPGTGSHLEKGKGAGEGYTLNFPMPAGSGEELYLKVFEHRIIPALHDFKPDFILISAGFDAHANDPLSNTSLTEESYARMTEFLKRVSQVHCNDRIVSVLEGGYDLIALGSSVEAHLLELMA